In one Actinomycetota bacterium genomic region, the following are encoded:
- a CDS encoding TetR/AcrR family transcriptional regulator: protein MTETTARSPRRDRVRQATVEEIKAVARAQMAAEGTAGVNLRAIAREMGMTAPALYRYFASRDDLVTALVVDAYDALADAMEAAVEAAGPGRHAERVRAAFGAFRAWGLAHPTGFALIFGSPIPGYVAPETTRPAGLRYTDLLGRLLADAWADGALDPDRIDLRVPPALARQVEAFQRRRGGPALPAPVLAFGLGAWARLHGLVTLEVFGHLAPAIGDGAALFEQELEAIVAQSGLRG, encoded by the coding sequence GGCGGGACCGGGTCCGCCAGGCCACCGTGGAGGAGATCAAGGCGGTGGCCCGGGCGCAGATGGCCGCCGAGGGCACGGCCGGGGTCAATCTTCGGGCCATCGCCCGGGAGATGGGCATGACCGCCCCCGCCCTCTACCGCTACTTCGCCTCCCGCGACGACCTGGTCACGGCGCTGGTCGTCGACGCCTACGACGCGCTGGCCGACGCCATGGAGGCGGCCGTCGAGGCGGCCGGGCCTGGCCGCCACGCCGAGCGGGTGCGGGCCGCGTTCGGCGCCTTCCGGGCCTGGGGGCTCGCCCACCCGACCGGGTTCGCGCTGATCTTCGGCAGCCCCATCCCCGGCTACGTCGCTCCCGAGACGACCCGCCCGGCCGGGCTGCGCTACACCGACCTGCTGGGCCGGCTGCTGGCCGACGCCTGGGCCGACGGCGCCCTCGACCCGGACCGGATCGATCTGCGGGTGCCGCCGGCGCTGGCCCGCCAGGTCGAGGCGTTCCAGCGGCGGCGCGGCGGCCCCGCCCTGCCGGCCCCGGTGCTGGCCTTCGGCCTGGGCGCCTGGGCCCGCCTCCACGGCCTGGTCACCCTGGAGGTCTTCGGCCACCTGGCCCCGGCCATCGGCGACGGCGCCGCCCTGTTCGAGCAGGAGCTGGAGGCGATCGTGGCCCAGTCGGGCCTCCGCGGCTGA